Proteins encoded by one window of Rutidosis leptorrhynchoides isolate AG116_Rl617_1_P2 chromosome 7, CSIRO_AGI_Rlap_v1, whole genome shotgun sequence:
- the LOC139859265 gene encoding uncharacterized protein gives MAKWDIHVACHAFSYMLKGDARVWFDSLPKDSVASFDDLKRKFRSKFSQQKRHKKNHVAAHGIKQKDSEGSRAFLTRYTNETQQIPNLPESQRISGLLYGSRVRPLIEHLSRDLPSTYEALLEKAYMWLDAKETAGNFVLDDIPMNRRKEKSERRDDKHGRKGDIGRFHPYQRETGAGILGALIKTPKEILATEKAANKFKAPGKMSNRGRNTDMTKFCDFHNDFGHDTDECFNFKTAIEEAVKLGKLSHLIKGNREPKKERVQEKKMEDTRQEAEIAILAIDSHQPYKKRERCRIVREWSEVSFPALDTICPSDLPVTIKGKIFNREVRRIYLDSGSACDVMYEHCFERLSPAIRARLGAPRVPLVRFSVERCWPIGEIDLDFTIGEPPLARTETIDFVVVRAKSLHNILLGRVTMKKMGIIVSTVHQMVKFHTHEGIGTLASTYDRNKVILAIKETMKEPTECVLGASEEDPQVEKISVNPMFQDQQISIGKNLPASTKQKLRKLLQANVDVFAWENSDMTGIPRTINVQGSLFVTEHRLNEHKHLEPVHQKNETWHRKGTKRPVKK, from the coding sequence ATGGCCAAATGGGACATACATGTAGCATGTCACGCATTCTCTTACATGTTAAAGGGAGATGCCAGGGTTTGGTTTGACTCCCTACCAAAAGACTCCGTAGCTAGCTTCGATGATCTAAAACGGAAATTTAGGTCTAAGTTTAGTCAGCAAAAGCGACATAAGAAGAATCATGTGGCTGCTCATGGGATAAAGCAGAAGGATAGTGAAGGTTCTAGAGCCTTTCTCACTAGGTATACCAACGAAACACAACAAATTCCCAACCTACCAGAATCCCAAAGAATATCTGGGTTGCTCTACGGATCTAGGGTCAGGCCTCTCATTGAACACCTCAGCCGAGACCTACCAAGCACTTACGAAGCTTTGTTAGAAAAGGCATATATGTGGTTAGATGCTAAGGAAACAGCCGGTAACTTCGTCCTAGACGACATCCCCATGAATAGGCGAAAGGAGAAATCAGAAAGAAGGGACGATAAACATGGTAGGAAAGGGGATATAGGGAGATTCCACCCTTACCAAAGAGAAACCGGAGCTGGGATCCTGGGGGCATTAATAAAAACTCCCAAGGAAATCCTAGCAACAGAGAAAGCTGCTAACAAGTTCAAAGCCCCGGGAAAGATGTCCAACAGAGGAAGAAATACGGACATGACCAAGTTTTGTGACTTCCATAACGATTTTGGGCACGATACGGATGAATGTTTCAACTTCAAAACAGCCATTGAGGAGGCTGTTAAGTTGGGCAAACTGTCCCATCTCATAAAGGGAAATCGGGAACCAAAGAAAGAGAGGGTACAGGAAAAGAAAATGGAGGATACGAGGCAAGAAGCAGAAATTGCAATCCTGGCAATAGATTCACACCAGCCTTATAAGAAAAGAGAAAGATGTCGTATCGTCAGAGAATGGAGTGAAGTGTCGTTCCCAGCCCTTGATACCATATGTCCTTCGGACCTACCGGTCACCATAAAAGGAAAGATTTTCAACAGAGAGGTACGAAGGATATACCTCGACAGTGGAAGTGCTTGTGACGTGATGTACGAACATTGCTTTGAAAGGCTAAGTCCCGCCATCAGAGCACGGTTAGGTGCCCCAAGAGTACCCTTAGTTAGATTCTCCGTAGAAAGGTGTTGGCCCATCGGAGAAATTGATCTCGACTTCACAATAGGGGAACCACCACTAGCAAGAACAGAAACCATTGATTTCGTGGTAGTCCGAGCAAAATCCCTACATAACATCCTGCTCGGGAGGGTAACTATGAAAAAGATGGGTATAATCGTATCCACGGTGCATCAAATGGTCAAATTCCATACCCACGAGGGGATCGGCACTCTCGCGTCAACGTATGACAGGAATAAGGTAATCTTAGCCATAAAAGAAACAATGAAAGAACCAACCGAGTGTGTCCTAGGAGCTTCGGAGGAAGATCCCCAAGTAGAAAAGATATCAGTAAACCCGATGTTTCAGGATCAGCAGATCAGCATAGGAAAAAACTTGCCAGCATCCACCAAGCAAAAGCTCCGAAAGTTACTTCAAGCCAATGTGGATGTATTTGCTTGGGAAAATAGCGATATGACTGGAATACCACGAACAATCAATGTACAAGGGTCGCTCTTCGTAACAGAGCATCGACTCAATGAGCACAAACATCTCGAACCAGTGCATCAGAAAAACGAAACTTGGCACCGGAAAGGGACGAAGCGGCCTGTAAAGAAGTAG